Proteins from one Setaria italica strain Yugu1 chromosome V, Setaria_italica_v2.0, whole genome shotgun sequence genomic window:
- the LOC101769639 gene encoding probable WRKY transcription factor 38, protein MTMDTPAAVVLELMTMGQQSAAHLGDLLRTASPAASPHQELAAEILRCCGRVIDALRATASGRKRKAPEYHQEVAPPAAGAYWSPPPPGPPPKRRARGAEAVKEVTSGTTVDGFIWRKYGQKEINGHKHPRLYYRCAHKQQQGCNATRRVQRTRDHPAAYEIAYYGEHTCRGAAAAACHLQGGAPPPAVVDFGSTSWGSADASTGGSPAASMSQSQGGWSPPPSVSPSPSSEVGFEFEAQTNEWHDMATVDQLICATTPCYASDPVMEFLDGSLGWESVLLNDPLDFAGLHHIATTFQ, encoded by the exons ATGACGATGGACACCCCGGCCGCCGTGGTGCTGGAGCTGATGACCATGGGGCAGCAGTCCGCGGCGCACCTCGGGGACCTGCTCCGTACCGCGtccccggcggcgtcgccgcaCCAGGAGCTCGCCGCCGAGATCCTCCGCTGCTGCGGCCGCGTCATCGACGCGCTCAGGGCCACCGCCAGCGGTCGCAAGAGGAAGGCGCCCGAGTACCACCAGGAGGTAGCGCCGCCAGCGGCAGGAGCTTAttggtctcctcctcctccggggccGCCGCCCAAAAGAAG GGCGCGTGGGGCGGAGGCCGTGAAGGAGGTGACGAGCGGGACGACGGTGGACGGCTTCATCTGGAGGAAATACGGGCAGAAGGAGATCAACGGGCACAAGCACCCGCGGCTCTACTACCGCTGCGcgcacaagcagcagcagggctGCAACGCCACCCGGCGGGTGCAGCGGACGCGGGACCACCCCGCGGCGTACGAGATCGCCTACTACGGGGAGCACACCTGTAGGGGCGCGGCCGCTGCGGCGTGCCACCTCCAGggaggcgcgccgccgcccgctgtcGTCGACTTCGGATCCACCTCCTGGGGGTCCGCCGACGCGAGcacgggcggctcgccggcggcctccaTGTCGCAGTCGCAGGGAggctggtcgccgccgccgtcggtctcgccgtcgccgtcgtcggaggTCGGGTTCGAGTTCGAGGCCCAGACGAACGAGTGGCACGACATGGCGACAGTCGACCAGCTGATCTGCGCGACGACTCCTTGCTACGCTTCTGATCCGGTGATGGAGTTCTTGGACGGGAGCCTCGGCTGGGAGTCCGTCCTCCTCAACGACCCACTTGACTTCGCCGGTCTCCATCACATTGCTACTACGTTTCAGTAG
- the LOC101770044 gene encoding protein FATTY ACID EXPORT 3, chloroplastic, producing MAASLLHAAAAAAPSQPARTSFHPLASAPVSLRLARPSSSSRRRLEASFRALSAGHRFAGRPRRVVAAFAGEETEGSGVGDEKDNSKEEIKPEEAQEAWKVMLEQFKAEALRMQALSVQAYDVYSKRTREVLLEASEKLKIQADKAQKDLSVIASEVGQEGQEYLTMAAQNSPDSIKDITTTFRALGKLNWPSEYEDYHVGIPFGTFLTVGGFLNFMLTGSTSAIRFGIVLGFALLALGISSLRSQRQGGRRPRLLLKGQAAIATIIFFREFSVLLQYGWFPKIFMVLLSGVVAAFYFYRMATGAPKDLSSKSDSVN from the exons AtggccgcctccctcctccacgccgccgccgccgccgcccccagccAGCCCGCCCGCACCTCGTTCCACCcgctcgcctccgcccccgTGTCCCTGCGCCTCGCGCGCCCCTCGTcctcgtcccgccgccgcctcgaggcCTCGTTCCGGGCGCTCTCGGCCGGCCACCGCTTCGCCGGGAGGCcccgccgcgtcgtcgccgcctTCGCGGGGGAGGAAACC GAGGGTTCAGGGGTGGGTGATGAGAAAGATAACAGCAAGGAGGAAATAAAGCCAGAGGAGGCTCAGGAAGCTTGGAAGGTAATGCTGGAGCAGTTCAAGGCCGAGGCCCTGCGGATGCAGGCCCTGTCAGTGCAGGCCTATGATGTCTACTCCAAGAGGACAAGGGAGGTGCTGTTGGAGGCCTCTGAGAAGCTGAAGATACAGGCCGACAAAGCACAGAAGGACCTGAGCGTGATCGCGTCGGAGGTTGGTCAGGAGGGACAAGAATATCTAACGATGGCAGCCCAGAACTCCCCGGACTCGATCAAGGACATCACGACGACGTTCAGGGCTCTTGGAAAGTTGAATTGGCCATCAGAGTATGAGGATTATCATGTGGGCATTCCCTTCG GTACCTTTCTTACTGTTGGGGGTTTCCTTAACTTCATGTTGACTGGAAGTACCTCTGCAATTCGCTTTGGTATTGTTCTTGGCTTTGCATTGTTGGCTCTGGGTATCTCAAGTTTGAGATCACAAAGACAAGGAGGACGTCGGCCTCGTCTTCTGTTGAAAGGGCAAGCTG CAATTGCTACTATCATCTTCTTCAGGGAGTTTTCAGTTCTACTCCAG TATGGCTGGTTCCCAAAAATTTTCATGGTCCTCCTCAG TGGGGTGGTGGCAGCCTTTTACTTTTATCGCATGGCGACTGGTGCCCCCAAAGATCTAAGCAGCAAGAGTGATTCTGTGAACTAA
- the LOC101770448 gene encoding methionine--tRNA ligase, cytoplasmic isoform X2, translating to MSTVSNTSIEESDIASLFSHIVNSSQDEVMKWVKFSSDFAGSDGKQHALLDNLNKDLSQKSVLLGDGLKPSVADIVVFAAVQAFVSRVSDSKLQKFPHVLRWMDYIQNIVDFGTTLQKINVAKSVFVPPCHPKKADKGDTESSSKKAVSGQKIADKSNGSADSKKPVGETKASDNKETKPSAAKDNKTSGEKKKDKSAGKTAEKASEKAPEKTADKDSECNISILNIQVGLIRKAWKHPSADSLLVEEIDLGDGNVRQVVSGLAKYCSPDDLTNRHVVLITNVKPGKLRDVMSAGLVLCASTEDHTAVEPLIPPEGAKIGERISFAGFDGKPEDVLNPKKKQLDKITPHLRTDENGIATFKGIPFTTSAGPCRSSIRNGNVK from the exons ATG AGCACTGTATCCAATACGAGTATTGAAGAAAGTGATATTGCAAGCCTGTTTTCACATATTGTGAACTCATCTCAGGATGAG GTGATGAAGTGGGTAAAATTTTCCAGTGATTTTGCTGGGAGTGATGGAAAACAGCATGCACTGCTTGATAATCTGAATAAGGATTTGTCCCAGAAGTCTGTACTACTGGGTGATGGTCTTAAACCATCAGTTGCTGATATTGTCGTGTTTGCTGCTGTTCAAGCTTTCGTG AGTCGTGTCAGCGACAGCAAGTTGCAGAAATTTCCTCATGTATTGCGGTGGATGGACTACATTCAG AACATTGTTGATTTTGGTACAACTTTGCAAAAGATAAATGTGGCCAAGTCTGTCTTTGTTCCACCTTGT CATCCAAAGAAAGCTGATAAAGGAGACACTGAATCAAGTTCAAAGAAAGCCGTTTCAGGACAGAAGATTGCTGACAAGTCAAATGGAAGTGCTGACTCCAAGAAACCCGTAGGGGAG ACTAAGGCTTCAGACAATAAGGAAACAAAACCTTCTGCTGCAAAAGACAACAAAACCTCTggtgagaaaaagaaagataagtCTGCAGGGAAAACAGCAGAGAAAGCTTCAGAGAAAGCTCCAGAGAAAACTGCAGACAAGGATTCAGAGTGCAATATCAGTATCCTGAACATACAGGTTGGCCTTATCCGGAAAGCATGGAAGCACCCATCTGCTGACAG CCTTTTGGTTGAGGAGATAGATTTGGGAGATGGTAATGTGCGTCAAGTTGTCAGTGGTCTTGCAAAGTACTGTAGCCCAGATGATCTTACT AATCGGCACGTTGTCTTGATCACAAATGTGAAGCCTGGGAAGCTGAGGGATGTCATGTCTGCTGGATTG GTTCTGTGCGCTTCAACTGAAGATCATACCGCTGTGGAGCCTTTGATTCCTCCAGAAGGAGCCAAGATTGGAGAGCGCATTTCATTTGCTGG GTTCGATGGAAAGCCTGAAGATGTTCTAAATCCAAAGAAAAAGCAGCTGGACAAGATTACCCCG CATCTTCGTACCGACGAGAATGGAATTGCAACATTCAAAGGGATACCCTTTACTACATCAGCTGGTCCATGCAGATCTTCTATTCGCAACGGCAACGTTAAGTGA
- the LOC101770448 gene encoding tRNA-aminoacylation cofactor ARC1 isoform X1: MAAAADLTVAKRAMAYALCKHLNVDPSTVSNTSIEESDIASLFSHIVNSSQDEVMKWVKFSSDFAGSDGKQHALLDNLNKDLSQKSVLLGDGLKPSVADIVVFAAVQAFVSRVSDSKLQKFPHVLRWMDYIQNIVDFGTTLQKINVAKSVFVPPCHPKKADKGDTESSSKKAVSGQKIADKSNGSADSKKPVGETKASDNKETKPSAAKDNKTSGEKKKDKSAGKTAEKASEKAPEKTADKDSECNISILNIQVGLIRKAWKHPSADSLLVEEIDLGDGNVRQVVSGLAKYCSPDDLTNRHVVLITNVKPGKLRDVMSAGLVLCASTEDHTAVEPLIPPEGAKIGERISFAGFDGKPEDVLNPKKKQLDKITPHLRTDENGIATFKGIPFTTSAGPCRSSIRNGNVK, encoded by the exons atggcggcggcggcggacctcaCGGTGGCCAAGCGGGCCATGGCCTACGCGCTCTGCAAGCACCTCAACGTCGATCCC AGCACTGTATCCAATACGAGTATTGAAGAAAGTGATATTGCAAGCCTGTTTTCACATATTGTGAACTCATCTCAGGATGAG GTGATGAAGTGGGTAAAATTTTCCAGTGATTTTGCTGGGAGTGATGGAAAACAGCATGCACTGCTTGATAATCTGAATAAGGATTTGTCCCAGAAGTCTGTACTACTGGGTGATGGTCTTAAACCATCAGTTGCTGATATTGTCGTGTTTGCTGCTGTTCAAGCTTTCGTG AGTCGTGTCAGCGACAGCAAGTTGCAGAAATTTCCTCATGTATTGCGGTGGATGGACTACATTCAG AACATTGTTGATTTTGGTACAACTTTGCAAAAGATAAATGTGGCCAAGTCTGTCTTTGTTCCACCTTGT CATCCAAAGAAAGCTGATAAAGGAGACACTGAATCAAGTTCAAAGAAAGCCGTTTCAGGACAGAAGATTGCTGACAAGTCAAATGGAAGTGCTGACTCCAAGAAACCCGTAGGGGAG ACTAAGGCTTCAGACAATAAGGAAACAAAACCTTCTGCTGCAAAAGACAACAAAACCTCTggtgagaaaaagaaagataagtCTGCAGGGAAAACAGCAGAGAAAGCTTCAGAGAAAGCTCCAGAGAAAACTGCAGACAAGGATTCAGAGTGCAATATCAGTATCCTGAACATACAGGTTGGCCTTATCCGGAAAGCATGGAAGCACCCATCTGCTGACAG CCTTTTGGTTGAGGAGATAGATTTGGGAGATGGTAATGTGCGTCAAGTTGTCAGTGGTCTTGCAAAGTACTGTAGCCCAGATGATCTTACT AATCGGCACGTTGTCTTGATCACAAATGTGAAGCCTGGGAAGCTGAGGGATGTCATGTCTGCTGGATTG GTTCTGTGCGCTTCAACTGAAGATCATACCGCTGTGGAGCCTTTGATTCCTCCAGAAGGAGCCAAGATTGGAGAGCGCATTTCATTTGCTGG GTTCGATGGAAAGCCTGAAGATGTTCTAAATCCAAAGAAAAAGCAGCTGGACAAGATTACCCCG CATCTTCGTACCGACGAGAATGGAATTGCAACATTCAAAGGGATACCCTTTACTACATCAGCTGGTCCATGCAGATCTTCTATTCGCAACGGCAACGTTAAGTGA